A genomic stretch from Candidatus Flexicrinis proximus includes:
- a CDS encoding FG-GAP repeat protein, with translation MVPIPDVITPYDGQPGDFFGAAVDLTSYGFYLLIGAKQDTTGALTDTGSVYHYKLTGLGDGYAVQGKYIGAGKPKEDLNKRLVCAVSTEPVFDNAVLLEGRVHRLALFRRHRSRRLVRSCRGQSTSATAKSGAPHSEMRPPWNTMLVALRRRLYPRRHVRGVVDALRQESTPSRFSPVWITTPRNLPTPRWGHVPFFAPRIYGKTGD, from the coding sequence ATGGTCCCGATCCCCGACGTTATCACGCCCTACGACGGTCAGCCGGGCGATTTCTTCGGCGCGGCTGTTGACCTGACCTCCTACGGTTTCTATCTGTTGATTGGCGCAAAACAGGATACCACCGGCGCGCTGACAGATACGGGCAGCGTATACCACTACAAATTAACAGGTTTAGGTGACGGCTATGCAGTTCAGGGTAAATATATCGGCGCCGGCAAGCCGAAAGAGGATCTCAACAAACGCCTCGTCTGCGCGGTCTCGACGGAGCCAGTATTCGATAACGCCGTGCTGCTCGAAGGGCGCGTTCACCGGCTCGCCCTTTTCCGTCGCCACCGGTCGCGCCGGCTGGTGCGCTCCTGCCGGGGCCAGAGCACTTCGGCGACCGCCAAGTCCGGCGCGCCTCATTCTGAAATGCGTCCACCCTGGAATACGATGCTCGTGGCACTCCGCCGGCGATTGTATCCACGAAGACATGTTCGTGGCGTGGTAGATGCGCTCCGCCAAGAATCTACCCCATCGAGGTTCTCACCGGTCTGGATAACGACGCCGAGAAATCTACCAACACCTCGTTGGGGCCACGTGCCGTTCTTCGCGCCAAGGATCTACGGGAAGACCGGCGACTAA
- a CDS encoding PD40 domain-containing protein, translated as MRPLRWFTRLVALTLLSSCLLMAATAVGNRGSPALAVARAASDRQGELRVMVIDVERELAVLRRFYFPYLTRVDWSVWPPEVEQREPVLDFSRHTLYSLDLGRVQFTPLFDYQLHSQSRGLEFVRSGSNAAVYVKLTGEITMLGHDLSNSPRVNVDERETQSLVWSPDGRRLAIKAFRAAPLILLDESGSRTYDVFRDSAPLWSPDSRRILFTQDSFIERNGRLRVYDAESGEILPAVNDIPGRSGVWCDSDRIAFVQVTPDGLHTVQVLDIGTAQITQALDTQTAGGQEILSLSFAPRPECDWLILTMRRPQELVARLYRLHVPTGELTRLGENTRIIALSPEALVYDSNTARVALSVEYATFEQGSMPEVYGRVPSQIEAVVWYGDFRQGLFLRSGELWRIDVRTARSRPLAISTPIESFLIVPTGQ; from the coding sequence ATGCGTCCCCTGCGATGGTTTACCCGGCTCGTCGCTCTGACCCTGCTGTCGTCCTGCCTGCTGATGGCGGCAACTGCGGTCGGTAATCGAGGGTCGCCTGCCCTTGCTGTGGCCCGGGCCGCTTCGGATAGGCAGGGCGAACTGCGCGTCATGGTCATCGACGTGGAGCGGGAATTGGCCGTGCTGCGCCGCTTCTACTTCCCTTATCTGACCCGTGTTGACTGGTCAGTATGGCCCCCGGAAGTCGAACAACGCGAACCGGTTCTCGACTTCAGCCGTCACACGCTGTACAGCCTGGACCTCGGGCGCGTGCAGTTTACGCCGTTGTTTGACTATCAGCTTCATAGCCAGTCGCGCGGGCTTGAGTTCGTCCGCAGCGGATCCAATGCCGCCGTCTATGTGAAGCTGACCGGCGAAATCACGATGCTCGGCCATGATCTATCCAACAGTCCGCGTGTAAACGTAGATGAACGTGAAACGCAGAGCCTGGTCTGGTCGCCCGATGGACGGCGTCTGGCGATCAAGGCCTTTCGCGCTGCGCCGCTGATTTTGCTCGACGAAAGCGGTTCCCGGACCTATGACGTGTTCCGCGATTCCGCCCCGCTATGGTCTCCGGACAGCCGCCGGATCCTGTTTACACAGGACTCGTTTATCGAGCGTAACGGACGCCTGCGCGTCTACGATGCCGAGTCCGGCGAGATTCTCCCGGCCGTCAATGATATTCCGGGGCGCAGTGGGGTGTGGTGTGATTCGGACCGGATCGCCTTTGTACAGGTGACCCCTGACGGCCTGCACACCGTCCAGGTTCTGGATATTGGCACTGCACAGATAACCCAGGCGCTGGACACCCAGACTGCCGGCGGTCAGGAAATCCTGTCCCTGAGTTTCGCGCCGCGTCCTGAATGCGACTGGCTCATCCTGACCATGCGCCGCCCACAGGAACTCGTCGCGCGCCTTTATCGGCTGCATGTGCCGACCGGCGAATTAACGCGGCTGGGCGAAAACACGCGCATCATCGCACTGAGCCCCGAAGCGCTGGTTTATGACAGCAACACCGCGCGCGTGGCCCTAAGCGTCGAATACGCCACATTTGAGCAGGGCTCCATGCCGGAGGTTTACGGGCGTGTGCCATCCCAGATCGAGGCCGTCGTGTGGTACGGCGACTTTCGCCAGGGGTTGTTCCTGCGGTCCGGTGAGTTGTGGCGAATCGATGTCCGAACGGCCAGATCGCGGCCGCTCGCCATCAGTACGCCGATCGAGTCGTTCCTGATCGTCCCAACGGGTCAGTAA
- a CDS encoding FG-GAP repeat protein has protein sequence MKPLCLKKMPGERFRSRSQRSLGAEGARAAYFRRVTSPSIAWQFEQKLTAPDGASGDLFGAAVAINSKFGNRVLIGAPGNDVGGVDSGAAYLYDFNGSTWVSDGPRIEPLRAGDSNSARRRASPTGLRPPCGMPGHRSTGALSIPQKWSRSPTLSRPTTVSRAISSARLLT, from the coding sequence TTGAAGCCCCTGTGCCTGAAGAAAATGCCGGGGGAGCGGTTTCGCTCTCGCTCTCAAAGATCGCTTGGTGCGGAGGGTGCGAGGGCCGCCTACTTCCGCCGGGTCACCTCACCGTCAATCGCGTGGCAGTTTGAGCAAAAACTTACGGCGCCGGACGGCGCGTCCGGCGATTTGTTCGGCGCGGCAGTCGCCATCAACTCCAAGTTCGGCAACCGTGTCCTGATCGGCGCGCCCGGTAACGATGTTGGTGGCGTGGACAGCGGCGCGGCGTATCTTTATGATTTCAACGGATCGACCTGGGTATCGGACGGGCCGCGTATCGAACCCCTGCGCGCAGGCGACAGTAATTCGGCGAGGCGTCGCGCTTCACCAACGGGCCTCCGCCCCCCCTGTGGAATGCCTGGTCACCGCAGCACTGGCGCCCTCTCTATTCCGCAAAAATGGTCCCGATCCCCGACGTTATCACGCCCTACGACGGTCAGCCGGGCGATTTCTTCGGCGCGGCTGTTGACCTGA
- a CDS encoding aldo/keto reductase: MQNAKLGRTGLTVSRLCLGTMTFGWSADENTSHAIMDTAVEHGINFFDTADIYSRWIAGNSGGDSEKIIGSWLKGKDRRSVVIATKCRIRMWDGPNGEGLSRHHIIASVEDSLRRLQTDYIDLYQAHAFDATTPIDETMAAFDHLVQSGKVLYLGASNYPAWRLVESLWASDKGGYARYDTLQPHYSLFHRDEFERDLADVCETHGIGVIPYSPLAAGFATGKYKRGESPKSADTSRGDSGLINRLVLNPQAWDALDLVQDIADERGAPVSHISLAWLLAKKTVTAPIIGARTVEQLLEVVGATDLMLTTEEIARLDYATSNFGLGERHRV; encoded by the coding sequence ATGCAGAACGCGAAATTGGGGCGTACGGGGCTTACCGTAAGCCGGTTGTGCCTGGGTACGATGACCTTCGGATGGAGCGCTGACGAGAATACCTCGCACGCAATCATGGATACGGCCGTCGAGCACGGGATCAATTTTTTCGATACGGCGGACATCTACAGCCGCTGGATTGCGGGGAATTCCGGCGGCGACTCCGAAAAGATCATTGGCTCGTGGCTGAAAGGCAAAGACCGGCGCAGCGTCGTCATCGCCACCAAGTGCCGGATCAGAATGTGGGATGGCCCTAACGGCGAAGGCCTGAGCAGGCATCATATTATCGCGTCGGTCGAGGACAGCCTGCGGCGTCTGCAAACCGATTACATCGACCTGTACCAGGCGCATGCATTCGACGCAACCACTCCGATCGACGAAACGATGGCCGCATTCGATCATCTGGTCCAGAGCGGGAAGGTGCTGTACCTCGGCGCCTCGAACTATCCGGCGTGGCGGCTGGTCGAGAGCCTGTGGGCATCGGACAAAGGCGGATATGCGCGCTACGATACGCTGCAGCCGCATTATTCGCTGTTTCACCGCGACGAATTCGAGCGGGATCTGGCCGACGTGTGCGAGACGCATGGGATCGGCGTTATCCCCTACAGCCCGCTGGCGGCCGGATTTGCGACCGGGAAATATAAACGAGGTGAAAGCCCCAAGAGCGCGGACACGTCACGCGGGGACAGCGGCCTGATTAACCGGCTGGTGCTCAACCCGCAGGCCTGGGACGCCCTGGACCTGGTGCAGGATATCGCGGATGAGCGCGGCGCGCCGGTTTCGCACATCTCGCTGGCCTGGCTGCTGGCGAAGAAGACCGTCACAGCGCCGATTATCGGGGCGCGCACCGTCGAACAGCTTCTGGAGGTTGTCGGCGCGACCGATCTGATGCTCACAACCGAAGAAATCGCACGGCTCGATTACGCGACGTCGAATTTCGGTCTTGGCGAGCGCCACCGCGTCTAG
- a CDS encoding enoyl-CoA hydratase/isomerase family protein, giving the protein MNHGVLFEVTPDNIAIVTFNRPQARNALDLAAMRRFAEVVEEIAPRIAFPKDQRRYTTEDPDHSEDSDSPDRVRVRAVILTGTGRDAFCSGGDLIDLSARPTEDDAREFITIMGDALAQLERLPVPVIAAVNGYALGGGSEIAAACDLRIVDEAAQMGFVQIRMALTPGWGAGQRLLRIAGYSRALAILLEGRPMGADELLGFGLAHQVAPRGLALDVAMSFARKVAQHPPEVVAAIKRLLWAGLTEPYEAALQTERSLFPPLWASEPHLQAVEAFISRR; this is encoded by the coding sequence ATGAACCACGGCGTTCTTTTCGAGGTCACGCCGGATAACATCGCCATCGTTACATTTAACCGGCCGCAAGCGCGCAATGCGCTGGATCTGGCGGCGATGAGGCGCTTCGCGGAAGTGGTGGAGGAAATTGCGCCGCGGATTGCCTTCCCGAAGGACCAGCGCCGGTACACGACCGAGGACCCGGATCATTCCGAGGACTCCGACAGCCCCGACCGGGTCCGCGTCCGGGCGGTGATCCTCACAGGGACAGGACGGGATGCGTTCTGCTCCGGGGGCGACCTGATCGACCTGAGCGCACGACCAACCGAAGACGACGCCCGCGAGTTCATAACTATCATGGGCGACGCGCTGGCACAGCTGGAACGTCTGCCGGTGCCGGTGATCGCGGCAGTCAACGGCTATGCCTTGGGCGGCGGGAGCGAAATCGCGGCGGCCTGCGACCTGCGGATCGTCGACGAGGCGGCGCAAATGGGGTTCGTTCAAATCCGGATGGCACTCACGCCGGGATGGGGAGCGGGACAGCGCCTGCTGCGCATTGCAGGTTACAGCCGCGCCCTGGCGATCCTGCTCGAAGGCCGGCCGATGGGGGCAGACGAACTGCTGGGTTTCGGGCTGGCGCATCAAGTGGCGCCGCGCGGACTGGCGCTGGATGTCGCGATGTCGTTCGCGCGCAAGGTCGCGCAGCATCCCCCGGAGGTCGTCGCGGCCATCAAGCGGCTGCTGTGGGCGGGGCTGACCGAGCCATACGAGGCCGCGCTGCAAACGGAGCGGTCCTTGTTCCCGCCTCTATGGGCTTCGGAACCGCACCTGCAGGCCGTCGAGGCATTTATCAGCCGCCGCTGA
- a CDS encoding tetratricopeptide repeat protein, with amino-acid sequence MIRLVRFVFVAAFIFGTSLSLAQGPLVSTGNLTYRTDTGVEFGVPEGWVLDSSGSLPKVSFNNNAIVIEMVEPAVIGVTPEDTANAPLLSVLDYLLGLIGFEGERSAEATSEFTLLDGREIVAFDFTNSSNNVQTMLVMRFTNTFVGAMNIRSVAAFTSEERQIILAIANSFDQKPLDPAEAIAEAERQLTEGFSEPYAYDSGVSFRFPQEFVIDTSNGDPVQIGIANVILITMVDPTLVGLPAGEAMEEIIGFAVGTSDIDPASFEALDVGGREAVIASAPTGQFMQTMVLVRFNDGTVGIMDILSVSDLTDEQLLQVRGIAASFNSAEGSVALSRDDLQAAEQAFKDAMAAREAGEIETALAKFGEAIGFNPGMPLAYYWRGITLRSTGDLEGSRVDLETAQALEPDESGILTALAETYVLLNDLENAVNVLNTVIELEGSAANPAIQREITIYEGILAGGYDEEFLLRRADRFRQLGLFELALADIDFALENNPESAELFLRRGVILHSAGQYPDAVDSFTDALEIEPSAIGFFNRGYAYQAGMQEIRDSILLADSDLHCAVLLADSSITADQIAQAQRTITTTFITSDEYEPPTEAAQCVP; translated from the coding sequence ATGATTCGTCTGGTCCGTTTTGTCTTCGTTGCAGCTTTCATTTTCGGAACATCACTTAGTCTGGCCCAAGGGCCGCTTGTCAGCACAGGCAACCTTACATACCGCACAGATACCGGCGTCGAGTTCGGCGTTCCCGAAGGATGGGTGCTGGATAGCAGCGGCAGTCTTCCAAAGGTGTCCTTCAACAATAACGCCATAGTCATCGAAATGGTCGAGCCGGCGGTCATCGGCGTGACGCCGGAAGACACGGCAAATGCGCCGCTGCTGTCGGTGCTGGATTACCTGCTTGGACTCATCGGTTTCGAGGGCGAGCGCAGCGCAGAAGCGACCTCGGAGTTCACGCTGCTGGATGGGCGAGAGATCGTCGCGTTCGACTTCACAAATTCGAGCAATAACGTCCAGACCATGCTGGTCATGCGCTTCACAAACACGTTTGTCGGTGCGATGAACATACGCTCTGTCGCGGCATTTACCAGCGAAGAACGTCAGATCATTCTTGCCATTGCCAACTCTTTCGACCAGAAACCACTGGACCCGGCCGAGGCTATCGCAGAGGCGGAACGCCAGCTTACAGAGGGGTTCTCAGAGCCTTATGCCTATGACTCTGGCGTTTCGTTCCGGTTTCCGCAGGAGTTCGTGATCGATACGTCGAACGGCGACCCCGTCCAGATCGGCATCGCCAACGTGATTCTGATTACGATGGTCGATCCTACTCTGGTTGGGCTGCCCGCAGGCGAAGCGATGGAGGAAATCATCGGATTCGCGGTGGGAACTTCCGATATTGATCCCGCCAGCTTCGAAGCGCTCGACGTGGGCGGCCGCGAGGCGGTGATCGCCTCCGCGCCCACAGGACAGTTCATGCAGACGATGGTGCTGGTGCGCTTCAACGACGGCACGGTCGGGATTATGGACATCCTTTCGGTGAGTGACCTGACCGACGAACAGCTCCTGCAGGTACGCGGCATCGCGGCCTCCTTCAATTCTGCTGAAGGTTCCGTGGCGCTCAGCCGCGACGACCTGCAGGCGGCGGAGCAGGCTTTCAAGGACGCTATGGCGGCACGCGAAGCGGGAGAGATCGAAACAGCGCTGGCGAAATTTGGCGAGGCCATCGGCTTCAATCCCGGCATGCCGCTGGCCTATTACTGGCGCGGCATTACACTCCGTTCGACCGGTGATCTCGAAGGCTCGCGGGTCGATTTAGAGACGGCACAGGCGCTTGAGCCGGACGAGTCGGGTATTCTGACGGCGCTGGCCGAGACCTATGTCCTGCTCAACGATCTGGAAAACGCGGTCAACGTGCTGAACACCGTGATCGAACTCGAGGGCAGCGCAGCAAATCCCGCGATTCAGCGAGAAATCACGATTTACGAGGGTATTCTGGCCGGCGGCTATGATGAGGAGTTCCTCCTCAGGCGCGCCGACCGTTTCCGGCAATTAGGGTTGTTCGAGCTGGCGCTGGCCGACATCGACTTCGCGCTGGAGAACAATCCGGAGAGCGCGGAACTGTTCCTGCGGCGCGGCGTCATCCTCCACAGCGCCGGGCAATACCCGGATGCAGTCGACTCGTTCACGGACGCGCTGGAAATCGAGCCAAGCGCGATCGGCTTCTTTAACCGCGGGTATGCCTATCAGGCAGGCATGCAGGAAATCAGAGACAGTATCCTTCTGGCTGACTCCGACCTGCACTGCGCCGTCCTGCTGGCCGACAGTTCGATCACAGCGGATCAAATCGCCCAGGCCCAGCGAACGATCACTACGACCTTTATCACCTCGGACGAGTACGAGCCGCCGACCGAAGCGGCACAGTGCGTCCCCTAA
- the glgB gene encoding 1,4-alpha-glucan branching protein GlgB yields the protein MAVELDIHPAAIASLVEGRHGAPYDILGAHVSGDGMNVRAFRPWARDISVITADGSHAMEKIHENGLFAANIPGAVPDGFSYRLAETHFDEFVVEFDDPYRFGPHVTDFDLYLWGEGNLLYAYESFGAHVIEHEGVSGVNFVVWAPNANNVSVIGDFNRWDERAHPMRLRSGGVWELFIPGLPEGTIYRFDLRSHNQGMRFQKSDPFATWSELRPANASVVFALAGFEWHDAAWMKSRGEGNPLNKPMNVYEVHLGSWKRKDDGSWLTYRELAIELVTYVKDMGYTHIELMPVTEYPFDGSWGYQVTGYFAATRRYGNPHDLMHLIDTAHQAGIGILLDWVPAHFPKDGHGLNYFDGTHLFEHDHALQREHPDWGTLIFNFGRNEVRNFLLASALMWLKEYHIDGLRVDAVSSMIYLDFSREGGQWIPNKYGGRENLDAIGFLRQFNEVVHREVPGAITVAEESTAWPMVSRPVYLGGLGFTFKWNMGWMHDTLEYLKADPIYRRYKHDKITFSLFYAFSENFVLSLSHDEVVHLKGSLINKIPGDWWQKFATLRLLMGYMFTHPGKKLNFMGAEIGQWREWSEARQLDWHLMVWETHQALQAWCKALNHFYKASPALWEHDYDFNGFQWIDANDNENSVYSYVRFADDKSDCLVVVGNWTPVVRTNYRIGVPRAGIYREMLNSDATPFGGGNVLNDMPIQSVNQRHLQWDHSLTLTIPPMAIVILHPEPEGLNAVLSDGTTIAVPNFDAPVAGAITLPRAVDGYAEPGVVG from the coding sequence ATGGCAGTCGAACTAGATATTCATCCGGCAGCGATTGCCTCCCTTGTCGAAGGCCGTCATGGGGCGCCTTACGACATCCTCGGCGCACACGTAAGCGGCGACGGGATGAACGTGAGGGCCTTCCGCCCGTGGGCGCGCGATATAAGCGTAATCACGGCCGATGGCTCGCATGCGATGGAGAAAATACACGAGAACGGCCTGTTTGCCGCCAATATTCCTGGCGCCGTGCCTGACGGTTTTTCCTACAGACTCGCCGAAACCCATTTTGATGAATTCGTGGTCGAGTTCGATGATCCGTATCGGTTCGGCCCGCATGTGACCGACTTCGACCTGTACCTGTGGGGCGAAGGCAACCTGCTGTACGCATACGAGTCTTTCGGCGCTCATGTGATCGAACATGAGGGCGTGTCGGGCGTCAATTTCGTGGTCTGGGCACCGAACGCTAACAACGTGAGCGTGATTGGCGATTTCAACCGCTGGGACGAGCGCGCCCACCCGATGCGCCTGCGCAGCGGCGGTGTGTGGGAGTTGTTCATCCCCGGACTGCCGGAAGGCACGATCTACCGTTTCGACCTGCGCTCGCACAATCAGGGGATGCGCTTCCAGAAATCGGATCCTTTCGCGACCTGGAGCGAACTGCGCCCTGCTAATGCATCGGTCGTCTTTGCGCTGGCGGGCTTCGAATGGCATGACGCGGCGTGGATGAAGTCGCGCGGGGAAGGCAACCCGCTCAACAAGCCCATGAACGTTTACGAGGTGCATCTAGGCAGCTGGAAGCGCAAGGACGACGGGAGCTGGCTCACCTACCGGGAGCTGGCAATCGAGCTGGTAACATACGTTAAAGACATGGGTTATACACACATTGAACTGATGCCGGTGACCGAATACCCCTTCGACGGCAGTTGGGGGTATCAGGTTACGGGTTATTTCGCGGCGACCCGCCGCTATGGAAACCCGCACGACCTGATGCACCTGATCGATACCGCGCACCAGGCGGGGATCGGCATCCTCCTCGACTGGGTTCCGGCCCACTTCCCAAAAGACGGCCACGGCCTGAACTATTTCGACGGGACACACCTTTTCGAGCACGACCATGCGCTCCAGCGCGAACACCCTGATTGGGGAACGCTGATCTTCAACTTCGGGCGCAACGAGGTGCGCAACTTCCTGCTGGCAAGTGCGCTGATGTGGCTGAAGGAATATCACATCGATGGCCTGCGGGTCGATGCGGTCTCGTCGATGATTTACCTGGACTTTTCACGCGAGGGGGGACAGTGGATCCCCAACAAATACGGCGGACGCGAAAACCTGGATGCGATTGGATTCCTGCGGCAGTTCAATGAGGTCGTCCACCGCGAAGTCCCCGGCGCGATCACCGTGGCAGAGGAATCGACGGCCTGGCCGATGGTGTCGAGGCCAGTCTATCTGGGTGGACTGGGTTTCACGTTCAAGTGGAACATGGGCTGGATGCACGACACACTGGAATATCTTAAGGCGGATCCGATCTACCGGCGTTATAAGCACGACAAAATCACCTTCAGCCTGTTTTATGCTTTCAGCGAGAACTTCGTGCTTTCGCTGAGCCACGACGAAGTCGTGCATTTGAAGGGATCGCTGATCAACAAAATCCCCGGCGACTGGTGGCAGAAGTTTGCGACTCTGCGCCTGCTGATGGGCTATATGTTTACCCACCCCGGCAAGAAGCTGAACTTCATGGGGGCGGAAATCGGGCAGTGGCGAGAGTGGAGCGAGGCGCGACAGCTCGACTGGCACCTGATGGTGTGGGAAACCCATCAGGCACTGCAGGCCTGGTGCAAAGCGCTGAACCACTTCTACAAGGCGAGTCCCGCGCTGTGGGAGCACGATTACGATTTCAACGGCTTCCAGTGGATTGATGCCAACGACAACGAGAACAGCGTCTATAGTTACGTGCGGTTCGCCGATGACAAGTCGGACTGCCTGGTCGTGGTTGGGAATTGGACCCCGGTCGTGCGCACCAACTACCGGATCGGCGTGCCACGTGCCGGGATTTACCGCGAAATGCTCAACAGCGACGCGACTCCGTTCGGCGGCGGCAACGTCCTGAACGATATGCCCATCCAGTCGGTCAATCAGCGCCATTTGCAGTGGGATCACAGCCTGACACTGACCATCCCGCCGATGGCAATTGTGATCCTGCACCCCGAACCTGAAGGCCTCAACGCTGTTCTGAGCGATGGCACGACGATAGCGGTCCCCAATTTCGATGCGCCAGTCGCTGGGGCGATCACGCTTCCCAGAGCCGTTGATGGATATGCCGAACCGGGGGTCGTCGGATGA
- a CDS encoding bifunctional 3-deoxy-7-phosphoheptulonate synthase/chorismate mutase, translated as MSQDLLKELRGKVDVINLQLLELLNQRARVVSEIGKVNSNLGNPFYDPVREGEMLQALEMANQGPFSNDTIKALFKEIFRASLAFEEAQTKAKIKVQRKGPGERTVITMSDGVTQIGGDNFAIIAGPCAIESYEQMDETAAALAARGVKFLRGMAYKPRTSPYEFQGMGEEGLKIARRVADKYGQFIVSEIMDKSQLQMMSDYIDVFWVGARNMQNAYLLKALGQQSKPIILKHSYGATMEEFLYAAEYIVASGNPNVILIERGIRTFEKWTRATLDIGAVAALKLETHLPVIIDISHSAGRRDIAVPMARAAKAVGADGLMVEVHPNPPVAMSDSKQQLYIHQFNHLMDSLGELKVISGD; from the coding sequence ATGTCCCAAGACCTTCTGAAGGAATTACGCGGGAAAGTTGACGTTATCAACTTACAACTGCTGGAGCTGCTGAACCAGCGCGCCCGCGTCGTCAGCGAAATCGGCAAGGTGAACAGCAATCTCGGCAATCCATTTTATGACCCGGTGCGCGAAGGCGAGATGCTGCAGGCACTGGAGATGGCAAACCAGGGTCCGTTCAGCAACGACACAATCAAGGCGCTGTTCAAGGAAATCTTCCGCGCCTCGCTGGCCTTCGAAGAAGCGCAGACCAAGGCCAAGATCAAGGTCCAGCGCAAGGGGCCGGGCGAGCGCACGGTCATTACGATGTCCGACGGCGTGACGCAGATCGGCGGCGATAATTTCGCGATTATCGCCGGGCCTTGCGCGATCGAGAGCTACGAGCAGATGGATGAGACGGCGGCAGCGCTGGCCGCTCGCGGGGTCAAATTCCTGCGCGGCATGGCTTATAAGCCGCGCACCTCGCCGTATGAGTTCCAAGGGATGGGCGAGGAAGGCCTGAAGATCGCGAGGCGGGTCGCCGACAAGTACGGCCAGTTCATCGTGTCGGAGATCATGGACAAGAGCCAGCTTCAGATGATGAGCGATTACATCGACGTCTTCTGGGTCGGCGCCCGCAACATGCAGAACGCCTACCTGCTCAAGGCGCTGGGCCAGCAGAGCAAGCCGATCATCCTCAAGCACAGCTACGGTGCAACGATGGAAGAATTCCTGTATGCGGCGGAATACATCGTGGCCAGCGGCAACCCGAACGTGATCCTGATCGAACGCGGCATCCGCACGTTTGAAAAGTGGACCCGCGCAACACTGGACATTGGGGCAGTCGCGGCACTCAAGCTGGAGACCCACCTGCCGGTCATCATCGACATTTCGCACTCGGCCGGCCGGCGCGATATCGCTGTGCCGATGGCACGTGCGGCTAAGGCCGTCGGCGCTGACGGCTTGATGGTCGAGGTGCATCCGAACCCGCCGGTCGCGATGAGCGACAGCAAGCAGCAGTTGTATATCCACCAGTTCAATCATCTGATGGACTCGCTCGGCGAACTCAAGGTCATCAGCGGGGATTAA
- a CDS encoding PPOX class F420-dependent oxidoreductase, whose protein sequence is MTDLTPAETLAYLSEPGKDAIVATVNPGGQPHAVPVWYTVDGGDVVFSTGFGGVKGRNLKSNPKIAVCVSQPEGPIMFVSIQGDAVEVTAIEEKRRLVAQIMGKYGESSAPEGDLSDTFVVRVKARKTVAVRY, encoded by the coding sequence ATGACCGATCTGACGCCGGCCGAGACGCTGGCATACCTGTCCGAACCGGGAAAGGACGCGATTGTTGCGACCGTCAACCCCGGGGGACAACCGCATGCCGTGCCGGTATGGTACACCGTGGACGGCGGTGACGTGGTTTTCAGCACGGGTTTTGGCGGGGTGAAGGGACGCAACCTGAAGTCCAACCCGAAAATTGCGGTCTGTGTCAGCCAGCCGGAAGGCCCGATCATGTTCGTTTCGATCCAGGGCGATGCCGTCGAAGTGACGGCGATTGAAGAAAAGCGGCGTCTGGTCGCTCAGATCATGGGCAAGTACGGCGAGTCGAGCGCGCCGGAAGGTGATTTGTCAGATACGTTCGTCGTGCGGGTCAAGGCGCGCAAGACGGTCGCCGTCCGTTACTGA